In one window of Nicotiana tabacum cultivar K326 chromosome 12, ASM71507v2, whole genome shotgun sequence DNA:
- the LOC107800590 gene encoding F-box/FBD/LRR-repeat protein At1g13570, whose amino-acid sequence MDTDSGRDLISDLPQSILETILIKLPLLDAVRTSVLSRKWRYKWATITKLVFNDTCLIPCHDKAIISCNLVNFITRCLFLHDGPIHKFELNTSYSPTSPDLDQWLLFLSRKDIKELSIDIGEDDWFRAPSCLFFCPKLTHLVLVRCELNPPPNFKGFLSLKHLSLQQVIIPPHDIEGLISSCPLLESLTLSYFDSLELTIRAPNLKYLNLEGEFKDIRLENTPHLIGISVAMYMTDDIAEHFEQSSGCNFDKFLGCVPRLERLIGHIYFTKYLSIGNEQGSFPVMYQNLKFIELYQVSFEDMKELLVVLRLIVSSPNLEELQISSSSITTTTDIYDLDFWEKDWPADCTFGKLKIVQMSDFSGLPHEIVFIKFLLGHSPVLEQMIVAPTIYVTDKVVKMLIDLLTFRRASPLATVKFVQEPL is encoded by the exons ATGGACACTGATTCGGGTAGAGATTTAATAAGTGATTTGCCTCAAAGTATCTTAGAAACCATCCTCATAAAACTTCCATTACTAGATGCCGTAAGGACAAGCGTTTTGTCAAGGAAATGGAGATACAAGTGGGCAACCATTACGAAGCTTGTTTTTAATGACACATGTCTGATTCCTTGTCATGACAAAGCAATTATCAGTTGCAATCTTGTAAATTTCATTACCCGTTGCCTGTTTCTTCATGACGGACCGATTCACAAATTTGAATTGAATACTTCCTACTCACCAACTTCTCCTGATTTAGATCAATGGCTACTTTTCCTTTCGCGTAAAGATATCAAAGAGTTGAGTATTGATATAGGAGAAGATGATTGGTTTAGAGCACCTTCTTGTCTGTTCTTTTGTCCGAAGTTGACTCATTTGGTGCTTGTTCGATGTGAATTAAACCCTCCTCCAAATTTCAAAGGCTTCTTGTCTTTGAAGCACCTTAGCCTGCAACAAGTTATCATTCCTCCACATGATATTGAAGGTCTGATCTCGAGTTGCCCTCTTCTTGAGAGCTTGACTTTGTCATATTTTGACAGTTTGGAGCTTACTATTCGAGCTCCAAATCTCAAATATTTGAATTTGGAAGGTGAATTTAAGGATATACGCCTTGAGAACACCCCACATTTGATCGGCATTTCAGTTGCTATGTATATGACTGATGATATAGCTGAGCACTTTGAACAAAGCTCAGGTTGCAATTTTGACAAGTTTCTTGGTTGTGTTCCTCGCCTTGAGAGGCTTATTGGCCATATTTACTTCACTAAA TATTTGAGTATAGGTAATGAGCAAGGAAGCTTTCCCGTTATGTATCAAAATCTGAAGTTCATTGAACTGTACCAAGTTAGTTTTGAAGACATGAAAGAGTTACTTGTTGTGCTTCGCTTGATTGTGAGCTCCCCTAATCTAGAAGAGCTTCAGATATCA AgttcctcaatcacaactacGACTGATATTTATGATCTGGACTTTTGGGAGAAAGACTGGCCTGCTGACTGCACTTTCGGTAAACTGAAGATTGTGCAGATGTCTGATTTCTCTGGTCTGCCGCATGAAATAGTATTTATCAAATTCTTACTTGGACATTCGCCTGTGCTTGAACAAATGATTGTTGCTCCTACTATATATGTCACGGATAAAGTGGTGAAAATGTTGATTGATTTGTTAACTTTTCGACGGGCTTCTCCTCTAGCTACAGTCAAATTTGTTCAAGAGCCATTGTAG
- the LOC107800589 gene encoding protein NSP-INTERACTING KINASE 2 isoform X1 — MNAVLGYLTLFCFLAYANAMLTPAGVNYEVQALMEIKKVLNDPHNVLNWDENAVDPCSWNMVTCSTDKFVIGLASPSQSLSGKISPYIHNLTHLELVLLQSNNISGSIPLELGMLPKLKTIDLSDNKLTGEIPSSLAQLKSLQYLRLNNNSLTGAVPVDLANMTQLSLMDLSFNNLSGPVPRLLAKTFNILGNPMICATGKEAECNGTTPMPLSFSLNNPQDTQPSGKSKTHKFAFAFGTSLGCICLLIAGFGFFLWWRQKHNKQIFFDSNEQHHEEVCLGNLRRFQFKELQGATNNFSSKNILGKGGFGHVYKGRLHDGNIVAVKRLKDGNAAGGDKQFQTEVALISLAVHRNLLRLYGFCMTPTERLLVYPYMSNGSVASRLKAKPTLDWSTRKSIALGAARGLLYLHEQCDPKIIHRDVKAANILLDDYCEAVVGDFGLAKLLDHHDSHVTTAVRGTVGHIAPEYLSTGQSSDKTDVFGFGILLLELITGQRALEFGKAANQKGAMLDWVKKIHQEKKLDMLVDKDMKNNYDRIELEEMVQVALLCTQYHPSQRPRMSEVVRMLEGDGLAEKWEASQRAEPNTRCSRANEFSSSERYSDLTENDSSLLVQAMELSGPR, encoded by the exons ATGAATGCTGTTTTGGGATATTTGACCTTATTCTGCTTCTTGGCTTATGCTAATGCTATGCTTACTCCAGCTGGTGTCAATTATGAAG TGCAAGCTTTAATGGAGATAAAGAAGGTTTTAAATGATCCTCATAATGTTTTGAACTGGGATGAAAATGCTGTTGATCCCTGTAGCTGGAATATGGTGACTTGTTCAACTGATAAATTTGTCATTGGCCT GGCAAGTCCTAGCCAAAGTTTGTCTGGCAAAATATCACCATATATCCACAATTTGACTCACCTTGAGCTTGT ACTTCTGCAGAGCAATAATATATCAGGATCAATTCCTTTGGAGCTTGGAATGCTTCCAAAACTTAAGACAATTGATCTTTCTGATAACAAGTTAACCGGCGAAATCCCTTCCTCTTTAGCTCAACTGAAAAGCCTCCAATACTT GAGATTAAACAACAACAGTCTAACTGGAGCAGTTCCTGTGGACTTGGCCAATATGACTCAGCTGTCACTTAT GGACTTGTCTTTCAACAATCTCAGTGGTCCTGTGCCAAGGCTTCTTGCTAAAACATTCAA CATTTTAGGGAATCCCATGATATGTGCAACTGGTAAAGAGGCAGAATGCAATGGAACAACACCAATGCCCCTCTCCTTCTCTTTAAACAATCCACAAG ATACTCAGCCTTCTGGAAAATCAAAGACTCACAAGTTTGCCTTCGCCTTTGGGACAAGTCTAGGGTGCATCTGCCTACTAATAGCCGGGTTTGGCTTCTTTCTGTGGTGGAGACAAAAGCACAACAAGCAGATTTTCTTTGACAGTAATG AACaacatcatgaagaagtgtgcttAGGCAACTTAAGGAGGTTCCAATTTAAGGAACTTCAAGGTGCCACAAACAACTTCAGCAGCAAGAACATACTAGGGAAAGGTGGTTTTGGACATGTTTATAAAGGTCGTCTCCATGATGGGAATATTGTAGCTGTGAAAAGGCTCAAAGATGGAAATGCAGCTGGAGGCGATAAGCAATTTCAGACTGAAGTCGCGTTGATCAGCCTAGCAGTTCATCGCAATCTTCTCCGGTTGTATGGATTTTGCATGACACCAACTGAAAGGCTGCTGGTCTATCCTTACATGTCTAATGGAAGTGTAGCTTCACGTCTCAAGG CCAAACCAACCTTGGATTGGAGTACAAGAAAAAGCATAGCTTTGGGAGCTGCAAGGGGTTTATTATATCTGCATGAGCAGTGTGATCCTAAGATCATTCACAGGGACGTGAAAGCTGCAAATATATTACTTGACGATTACTGTGAGGCTGTTGTGGGTGATTTTGGATTGGCAAAGCTTTTGGATCATCACGATTCACATGTCACAACCGCGGTTAGGGGTACTGTAGGACATATAGCTCCCGAGTACCTTTCTACCGGACAGTCCTCTGATAAAACGGACGTTTTTGGTTTTGGTATTCTCTTGCTAGAATTGATCACTGGTCAAAGAGCTTTAGAATTTGGTAAAGCAGCAAACCAGAAAGGCGCCATGCTTGACTGG GTAAAAAAGATACACCAGGAGAAAAAGCTAGACATGTTGGTGGACAAGGACATGAAAAACAACTATGATAGGATTGAGCTAGAGGAAATGGTACAAGTAGCATTATTGTGCACTCAGTATCACCCAAGTCAGAGACCAAGAATGTCAGAAGTTGTTAGAATGCTAGAAGGGGATGGACTAGCAGAGAAGTGGGAAGCTTCTCAAAGAGCAGAACCCAACACAAGATGCAGCAGAGCCAATGAGTTTTCCTCTTCAGAAAGATACTCTGATCTCACTGAGAATGATTCTTCATTGCTTGTACAAGCAATGGAACTATCTGGTCCAAGATGA
- the LOC107800589 gene encoding protein NSP-INTERACTING KINASE 1 isoform X2: protein MNAVLGYLTLFCFLAYANAMLTPAGVNYEVQALMEIKKVLNDPHNVLNWDENAVDPCSWNMVTCSTDKFVIGLASPSQSLSGKISPYIHNLTHLELVLLQSNNISGSIPLELGMLPKLKTIDLSDNKRLNNNSLTGAVPVDLANMTQLSLMDLSFNNLSGPVPRLLAKTFNILGNPMICATGKEAECNGTTPMPLSFSLNNPQDTQPSGKSKTHKFAFAFGTSLGCICLLIAGFGFFLWWRQKHNKQIFFDSNEQHHEEVCLGNLRRFQFKELQGATNNFSSKNILGKGGFGHVYKGRLHDGNIVAVKRLKDGNAAGGDKQFQTEVALISLAVHRNLLRLYGFCMTPTERLLVYPYMSNGSVASRLKAKPTLDWSTRKSIALGAARGLLYLHEQCDPKIIHRDVKAANILLDDYCEAVVGDFGLAKLLDHHDSHVTTAVRGTVGHIAPEYLSTGQSSDKTDVFGFGILLLELITGQRALEFGKAANQKGAMLDWVKKIHQEKKLDMLVDKDMKNNYDRIELEEMVQVALLCTQYHPSQRPRMSEVVRMLEGDGLAEKWEASQRAEPNTRCSRANEFSSSERYSDLTENDSSLLVQAMELSGPR, encoded by the exons ATGAATGCTGTTTTGGGATATTTGACCTTATTCTGCTTCTTGGCTTATGCTAATGCTATGCTTACTCCAGCTGGTGTCAATTATGAAG TGCAAGCTTTAATGGAGATAAAGAAGGTTTTAAATGATCCTCATAATGTTTTGAACTGGGATGAAAATGCTGTTGATCCCTGTAGCTGGAATATGGTGACTTGTTCAACTGATAAATTTGTCATTGGCCT GGCAAGTCCTAGCCAAAGTTTGTCTGGCAAAATATCACCATATATCCACAATTTGACTCACCTTGAGCTTGT ACTTCTGCAGAGCAATAATATATCAGGATCAATTCCTTTGGAGCTTGGAATGCTTCCAAAACTTAAGACAATTGATCTTTCTGATAACAA GAGATTAAACAACAACAGTCTAACTGGAGCAGTTCCTGTGGACTTGGCCAATATGACTCAGCTGTCACTTAT GGACTTGTCTTTCAACAATCTCAGTGGTCCTGTGCCAAGGCTTCTTGCTAAAACATTCAA CATTTTAGGGAATCCCATGATATGTGCAACTGGTAAAGAGGCAGAATGCAATGGAACAACACCAATGCCCCTCTCCTTCTCTTTAAACAATCCACAAG ATACTCAGCCTTCTGGAAAATCAAAGACTCACAAGTTTGCCTTCGCCTTTGGGACAAGTCTAGGGTGCATCTGCCTACTAATAGCCGGGTTTGGCTTCTTTCTGTGGTGGAGACAAAAGCACAACAAGCAGATTTTCTTTGACAGTAATG AACaacatcatgaagaagtgtgcttAGGCAACTTAAGGAGGTTCCAATTTAAGGAACTTCAAGGTGCCACAAACAACTTCAGCAGCAAGAACATACTAGGGAAAGGTGGTTTTGGACATGTTTATAAAGGTCGTCTCCATGATGGGAATATTGTAGCTGTGAAAAGGCTCAAAGATGGAAATGCAGCTGGAGGCGATAAGCAATTTCAGACTGAAGTCGCGTTGATCAGCCTAGCAGTTCATCGCAATCTTCTCCGGTTGTATGGATTTTGCATGACACCAACTGAAAGGCTGCTGGTCTATCCTTACATGTCTAATGGAAGTGTAGCTTCACGTCTCAAGG CCAAACCAACCTTGGATTGGAGTACAAGAAAAAGCATAGCTTTGGGAGCTGCAAGGGGTTTATTATATCTGCATGAGCAGTGTGATCCTAAGATCATTCACAGGGACGTGAAAGCTGCAAATATATTACTTGACGATTACTGTGAGGCTGTTGTGGGTGATTTTGGATTGGCAAAGCTTTTGGATCATCACGATTCACATGTCACAACCGCGGTTAGGGGTACTGTAGGACATATAGCTCCCGAGTACCTTTCTACCGGACAGTCCTCTGATAAAACGGACGTTTTTGGTTTTGGTATTCTCTTGCTAGAATTGATCACTGGTCAAAGAGCTTTAGAATTTGGTAAAGCAGCAAACCAGAAAGGCGCCATGCTTGACTGG GTAAAAAAGATACACCAGGAGAAAAAGCTAGACATGTTGGTGGACAAGGACATGAAAAACAACTATGATAGGATTGAGCTAGAGGAAATGGTACAAGTAGCATTATTGTGCACTCAGTATCACCCAAGTCAGAGACCAAGAATGTCAGAAGTTGTTAGAATGCTAGAAGGGGATGGACTAGCAGAGAAGTGGGAAGCTTCTCAAAGAGCAGAACCCAACACAAGATGCAGCAGAGCCAATGAGTTTTCCTCTTCAGAAAGATACTCTGATCTCACTGAGAATGATTCTTCATTGCTTGTACAAGCAATGGAACTATCTGGTCCAAGATGA